CCCTCAACGGTCACCACATCGCTTTTCGCCAGCGCTTCCTCGACGGCGCTCCAGCGCTCGTCGAACTCGGAGCGCCAGCGGCTTACGGTAAGCTGGGCTTCCTCGTTCTGGATCACATTTATAACCTGCACGCGGATCTTGTCGCCCACGTTGGGTTCTTCCACTTCTTCCACCAGCGCCCGGTGCGTCCACTCCTTGCGGGGCAGATAGCCTTCGCATTTGTAGCCTACGTCGACAAGCCATCCGTCGCTGCTCGTGTCGATGACCTCACCGTCAACCAGCATCCCCCTGTGGACATCCTGGGTGGTGTACTTCTCCATCATCTCTTCCTGGTCCAGAAGCTGTTCCATGCTCTCCCCGCCATCGGCGGGCTCGCTCTGCTCGGCTGATTCCGCGGTCTCGGCGGATTCGGCCTCGATCTCCCGGCCGGCTTCCTGCTCGACCTCGGTGTCCTCTTCGGCCTCGGTCTCGGCTTCCTCTTCGGCCTCGGTTTCAGCCTCCTGTTCGGCCTCGACCTCGGTGGCCTCTTCCTGCTGCTCCACCTCTTCTTCTGTGGATACCGTTTCCTCCACAGTCTGTGCGGTTTCCTGGTTCTCCGTGGGATCCACCTGCTCGGTCTCAGTGGTCTCCACTTCTCGGTTGTTCTCCAACATAACCTTCCATCCCCCTTGACGACCTGCGCGTCGCGAGTCTTGAGATAAGTTTATCGATAAGCCAATCCGGGGTGCTCGCCCCGGCGGCAACTCCCAATATAGAATGCTTGTCAAGCCATCGACTGTCAAGCTCTTCCGGGTCTTCCACCCAGGTCACATCCACAGATTCGCTCTCGGCTATCTCAACAAGCTTCCGCGTATTCGCGCTATTCTTGCCACCTATGATAATAATACCATCAACATCCTGTGCCATAAAGCGCACAGCGTCCTGGCGGGCCGCCGTGGCTCCGCAGATTGTGTTGTACACCCTGAGCTCGACAATGTGCGGCACCAGTGCCGCCACCACGGCCGCAAGGTTCGGCTCCTTCTGCGTGGTCTGGCAGACCACCCCCACCTTGCCTGAAGGAAACGTCGCCGGCAATGCCTCCGGACCGCTCACCACATAGGCGCGCCCGATGACGCAGCCGCGGATGCCGCGTACCTCCGGATGGTTCTCGTCTCCTACAATCACGACATCGTACCCTTGATCGGACAGGAAGGCGGCCCGTTCCTGGGCCTTGCTGACAAAGGGGCAGGTTCCGTCGATCAGATGGACATTCCGGCGCCGGCACCGTTCCATCTCCTCCGGGGAGAGCCCGTGGGCGCGGACAAAGACTACAGCACCCTCCGGCACATCCTCTGTATCGTGCACCACTTTCAGACCAAGCCGCTCCAGCCGTGCGACCTCCGGCGGATTGTGGATCGGGCTGCCCAGGGCATAGACCTCGCCGTAGTCGCGCAGTGCTGTCTCCAGGGTGTCGATGGCCCGACGGACCCCGAAACAGAAGCCGTTGGGCTCCGCACAACGTACTGTCAATCACGTTCCTCCCCTGCATTCGCCAGGCAAAGCCCGCAGATTTCGTCAAAAACCGCCTCGTCGGCACAGGCACTGCCAGCATCATACCACACAACGCCAGGAAATTTCCGGAACCAGGTCATCTGTCGGCGGGAAAAGGCCTTGGTGGAGCGGATATCCCCCTGGATCGCCTCCTCCAGCGTGCATTCCCCCTGCAGATGGGCGGCGATCTCCCGGTATCCGAAGCCCTTCATGGCGGGAAGATCCCTGGCAAAGCCCTTTTGGAGCAGCCACGCCACCTCCTCCACATATCCGGCGGCAAACTGCGCCCGTACCCGCTGGGCAATGATACCGTACAGCCCGCCACGATCCGGTGCAAGGCCGATGTACCGGGGTTCCACCGGCGATTCCATCCGTTCCTGTTCCCCATAGACCTCCGTCACCGGTTTGCCGGAAAGAAGGGTGATCTCCAGCGCCCGCACCACCCGGGTGGTGTCGTTGGGGTGGATCGTCGCCGCCGCTCCCGGATCCGCCTTCTGCAACCTGGCGTGCAGCGCGGCCCGACCGTTCCGTTCCGCCTCCGCTTCCAGCTCCCTCCGGAGCTGCTCGTCTTTCGGCAGGTCACCGGAGAGCAGCCCCTCGGCAAGAGCGCTGAAATAGAAGGGCGTGCCGCCCACCAGCAGCGGCAGCCTCCCCCGCGCCCGGATGCGCCGCACCGCATCGGTAGCCTGACGGACGAAATCCGCCGCGGAGTAGACCTCATCGGGATCGGCCACATCGATCAGATGGTGCAGGATCTCGTAGCGGGTCTGCCGGTCCACCTTGTCGGTCCCCACATCCATGTACCGGTAGACCTGCCGGGAGTCCACGGAGATCACCTCGGCGTTGAGCTCCCGGGCGATCCGCAGACTCAGCGATGTCTTGCCCGACGCGGTCGGGCCGATGAGAGCCGGCACAACGATGCGTTCCCCGGGCATGCTACTCCCTCCCGAAATAGCGCGCCAGCTGCGCCGCGGCGATACGCCGCACCGTCGGACGTCCATGGGGGCAGCTGTCGGGGCGCTCGCTGTTCTGCAGTCGCTGCAGAAGCCGCTCCGCTTCCCGGGGCGCCAGCCTCTCGCCGAGCTTCACCGCTCCCCTGCAGGCACGCATCGCCCAGCGGGCCCAGATCTCCCGGACGGGTTCGTCGCGGTTCTCCTCCACGGCCGCCACCGCCGCACGGAGCAGCGCCACCGGTTCGGCCGCCTCCCCGACGGCACCGAGAGACGGCACGGCGTCGAGCCGCACCGTTTCCGCTCCCGCAGTCAGCGAGAAACCCAGCTCCGCAAGCCCTTCCCGATACTCCTCGGCCTGCGCCGCCAGTGTGGGGGGCAGGACGATCCCTTCCGCCATTCCCTGCGAACGGATCCCTCTCGTGCCGATGTCGAGGATCTCCTCGTACCGCACCCGCTCGTGGGCCGCGTGGGGATCCATGAGCAGGAGGTCGCCGCCGTCGTCGAAGAGCAGGTATCCCGTGTCGAGCTGGCCGAGATAGCGCACCGGCCGCTCCTGCTCCCGCCTCCCCCGGTCTGGTGCGGGATCGGTCGATCCGACACCGGGCATGGGCGGCCCTTCGCCGGGGGCCTCTGTCCGGGGTTGCGGCCCCCTGGAGGCCTCGTTTCGGGTGTCGAAGGGCCAGGCCTCCCTGTCAGGCGCCTGTTTTTCGGGGCCCACCACCCCCTGAAAGGCGGCTCGTCCCGAGGGTGCGTGCACCCGGTTCCCGGAAAGCGGCGGACCGTGCCGTTCCCGCTCTTTCTGGGGCGGACGCTCCGGCACCGGCCGATCCAGTCCGACCTCCAGCGGGGCGCCCAGCAGCTCCGTGCCGGCCCGGCGGATGATATCGAAGATCTCCCGGCTCCGCTTGAAGCGCACCTCCCGTTTGGCGGGATGGATATTCACATCCACATCCTCCGGCGGCACCCGGACAAAGAGCAGCCACTCACCCTCGGTGCTGCCCCTGACCTCGTGCAGCGCCGCACGCACCACACCGTCCTGGAAAAAGCGCCCGTTGACAAAGGAGACCACATTCATCCGCGACCCGCCCGGCGCCGGCTGCCACCAGGCGGTCAGCGCCGACCGTTCCCCCTCCACGGAGGCATGGCGGGCCGGGGGCTCGGGCCCCCAGAGCTGCTCCAGGAGGGACGGCAGCTCCCCGTCGCCCGGGGCGGCGAAGGTCCGGCGGCCGTCCTTGTAGAGCTGGAAGGCCACCTGCGGATAGGCCAGCGCATAGCGCTGGACCACCTCCACGATCCGCCGGTACTCGGCGGCGGCGCTCTTGAGGAACTTCCGCCGGGCCGGCAGATTGAAAAAGAGATCCTCCACCTGCACCCTGGTGCCCGGCGTACAGGAGATCCGCCGGGGCTCCCCGGGCTCGCCGGCCTCCGCCCGGATCATCCCGCCTTCGTCGGCGTCGCTGCGGCGGCTGCGGAGCTCCACCCGTCCCACTGCGGCAATGCTGGAGAGCGCCTCGCCGCGGTACCCCAGCGTCCCGATGTGCTCCAGGTCGTCGATCCCCTGGAGCTTGCTGGTGGCGTAGCGTTCGAGGGAGAGCGAAAGCTCCTCGAAGGGGATGCCGCCGCCGTTGTCCTCCACCACGATACTCCCCCGGCCGCCCTGACGGACCGCCACGGTCACCCTGGTCGAGCCGGCGTCGAGGGCGTTCTCCAGAAGCTCCTTGACCACCGAAACGGGGCGTTCCACCACCTCTCCCGCGGCAATACGGGAGGCGATCTCCTCAGGCAAGCGATGGATCATCTCAGACACCTTCCCTTAGTACACGGCGGCTCCGTCTGGTGAGGGAGGCCACCCGTTTCAGCATATCATCGGGATCCATCCGCCGGGCGTCGAGCGAGGCCAGCTCCTCAAGCAGCGCGTCCCGCTCCACCGAAAGCAGCCTCATCTGTCCGCCCCTGGCGACACGCCGACGCTGCGGCGGTTCCAGAACGCGCTGGCCCTCCTCGAACTCCTGCAGCAGCTCCCGGGACCGGGCGATCACCTGATCGGGGATCCCCGCCAGACGGGCCACCTCGATCCCGTAGGA
The sequence above is a segment of the Synergistales bacterium genome. Coding sequences within it:
- the miaA gene encoding tRNA (adenosine(37)-N6)-dimethylallyltransferase MiaA: MPGERIVVPALIGPTASGKTSLSLRIARELNAEVISVDSRQVYRYMDVGTDKVDRQTRYEILHHLIDVADPDEVYSAADFVRQATDAVRRIRARGRLPLLVGGTPFYFSALAEGLLSGDLPKDEQLRRELEAEAERNGRAALHARLQKADPGAAATIHPNDTTRVVRALEITLLSGKPVTEVYGEQERMESPVEPRYIGLAPDRGGLYGIIAQRVRAQFAAGYVEEVAWLLQKGFARDLPAMKGFGYREIAAHLQGECTLEEAIQGDIRSTKAFSRRQMTWFRKFPGVVWYDAGSACADEAVFDEICGLCLANAGEERD
- the mutL gene encoding DNA mismatch repair endonuclease MutL, with amino-acid sequence MIHRLPEEIASRIAAGEVVERPVSVVKELLENALDAGSTRVTVAVRQGGRGSIVVEDNGGGIPFEELSLSLERYATSKLQGIDDLEHIGTLGYRGEALSSIAAVGRVELRSRRSDADEGGMIRAEAGEPGEPRRISCTPGTRVQVEDLFFNLPARRKFLKSAAAEYRRIVEVVQRYALAYPQVAFQLYKDGRRTFAAPGDGELPSLLEQLWGPEPPARHASVEGERSALTAWWQPAPGGSRMNVVSFVNGRFFQDGVVRAALHEVRGSTEGEWLLFVRVPPEDVDVNIHPAKREVRFKRSREIFDIIRRAGTELLGAPLEVGLDRPVPERPPQKERERHGPPLSGNRVHAPSGRAAFQGVVGPEKQAPDREAWPFDTRNEASRGPQPRTEAPGEGPPMPGVGSTDPAPDRGRREQERPVRYLGQLDTGYLLFDDGGDLLLMDPHAAHERVRYEEILDIGTRGIRSQGMAEGIVLPPTLAAQAEEYREGLAELGFSLTAGAETVRLDAVPSLGAVGEAAEPVALLRAAVAAVEENRDEPVREIWARWAMRACRGAVKLGERLAPREAERLLQRLQNSERPDSCPHGRPTVRRIAAAQLARYFGRE
- the ispH gene encoding 4-hydroxy-3-methylbut-2-enyl diphosphate reductase, yielding MTVRCAEPNGFCFGVRRAIDTLETALRDYGEVYALGSPIHNPPEVARLERLGLKVVHDTEDVPEGAVVFVRAHGLSPEEMERCRRRNVHLIDGTCPFVSKAQERAAFLSDQGYDVVIVGDENHPEVRGIRGCVIGRAYVVSGPEALPATFPSGKVGVVCQTTQKEPNLAAVVAALVPHIVELRVYNTICGATAARQDAVRFMAQDVDGIIIIGGKNSANTRKLVEIAESESVDVTWVEDPEELDSRWLDKHSILGVAAGASTPDWLIDKLISRLATRRSSRGMEGYVGEQPRSGDH